Part of the Polaribacter sp. Hel1_33_78 genome is shown below.
GCCTTTCCTAAGGTGTTTGGATTCGTGGTAGGGTGTATTAATTGACCATAGCGTAATCCATTAATTTCAGTTTCTATAAAAGGAATTTGAGGTAATTTTGTAACCTTGTTGTCATCTCTTTTTGTGACATAATATCGATGTCCACTAGCAGGATTATAGAAATCTGGAAAACGTTCGTATTTTACAATTTTACCTTTTCCTGTTTTTGTTTTTAAGTCTAAAACTCTTCCAGCCATTTTAAGATATTTTTTTTCATCTCTTCCAACCCTGATTGGAAATTTAAAAAGCTCTTTTGAGTTTTCAAAAATTCGAAGTTTAAACTCAGGGATATTTACATCTATTTTTGTGTTTTTAAAAGAGCTAAGAATTTTATTCGCTAATTTAGAGTTGGGTACAATTAGTTTATCACCTTTTCTTAAAATTATCATTTTTTTCTGATTATAAACAAAAGAATCTTTTTCTTTCATTACATAATAATCAGTATTTTTTAATCTGTTAATTATCCATTGATTTGCTCTTACTAAAAGATGTTCTGTTAATTTGTAGGGTGTCAAAGAATCGTGTTTTGTAACAATAGAATCTAAAAATTGAAAGTAGTTTTCCACGGTAATATCTTTTTCAATCTTTATTTTTTTTGAAGAGATATTACTAAACAAAATATTTTTTATTTGAAGAGGGGCAAGTGAATATGTATAGCCAATATTAAAACATGCCATCAGAAAAATAATTACAATAAGGATAATTTTATTTTTCATTCTTTTAAGAATTAGAAACGCTCTAGCGCTAAGTTAAGTTTAGAAAAGAAGAAATGAAATGATAATTATCAGCTTCATTTAAATATGACTAATATCATTTCGTTTTGATAGATTTTTAATTTCTTTTACAGAAGAAATTAAGAGGTATTATTATGAAAGTAGAACATTTAGAAGAGCATGTTAATGATTACAGAGAATCTATTAAAACAGTTGTTGATAAAAAAATTCAATGGAAAAGTAGTGCTAAAAAACGAATAATAAGAGTTTTAAAAAGTATTGCTAAAAGTTATAATATAGGTTGGAAGGTGCAAGAACTTAATTGGATTTACAATAATGAAGCAGTTAATATTACATTCAATTCTTTTCCTTCAGATCTTATTGATTGTACCAATAAGGTTCCTACTTATCAATTTATTCAAGGAGGAGCTTTAGTTTTTTCTCAATCTTACAGCGGAGACGTATATGTTATTGTCCTTTTCCCATTTGTAGAGCAATTACAAATGGAAAATATTAGTATAGAGTTGGGGTTTTACAATCCAGCAGAAATTACAGAGAAACTTATTATTGAAAAAGTAGATGAG
Proteins encoded:
- a CDS encoding L,D-transpeptidase, translating into MKNKIILIVIIFLMACFNIGYTYSLAPLQIKNILFSNISSKKIKIEKDITVENYFQFLDSIVTKHDSLTPYKLTEHLLVRANQWIINRLKNTDYYVMKEKDSFVYNQKKMIILRKGDKLIVPNSKLANKILSSFKNTKIDVNIPEFKLRIFENSKELFKFPIRVGRDEKKYLKMAGRVLDLKTKTGKGKIVKYERFPDFYNPASGHRYYVTKRDDNKVTKLPQIPFIETEINGLRYGQLIHPTTNPNTLGKAYSNGCIGSKEGHAWIIYYYAPINTKITIRYDLRVKDSVNGNTISLKDIYGYNKKK